CAATCTGAGGAAAACTTTAAGGAGGCAGCAGAAGCCTACGAGGTGCTGAGCGACGACAACAAGCGTGCACGCTACGACCAATACGGTCACGCAGGGCTAGGGAATGGGGGCATGGGTGGTGGCGGCTTCGGTGGCGGCGGAATGACCATGGATGACATATTCTCTCATTTTGGTGACATATTTGGAGGACATTTTGGCGGTTTTGGCGGTTTTTCATCCGGATCGCAAGGAGGCGGCCGACGGGTTAGCCGTGGCTCCGACCTTCGTGTCAAGGTAAAGCTCACCCTTAAGGAGGTTGCCAATGGCGTGGAGAAAAAAATAAAAGTTAATAAGCACGTTACTTGTAAAAAGTGTAATGGAAGCGGTGCAGAAGGCAGCAATGGCTACACCACCTGCAGCACCTGTAGAGGCACAGGGACAGTAACCCGCATTAGCAACACCATTCTTGGCCAAATGCAAACATCGAGCACCTGCCCTAGCTGCGGTGGCGATGGCAAAACAATAACTCACCCCTGCACCGCCTGCAACGGCGAAGGTATTGTGCGCGGCGAAGAGGTTATCGAAATCCGTATTCCGGCAGGTGTGGCAGAAGGGATGCAGCTCTCCGTTTCGGGTCGTGGCAACGCAGCCCGCCGTGGAGGAGTTAATGGCGACCTGCTCGTGCTCATTGAGGAGGAACCAAACCAAGACCTCATCCGTGATGGAAACGACCTCATCCATAACCTGTTTGTCAGCTTCCCACAGGCAGCTCTTGGTTCAACCATTGAGGTGCCTACTGTGGATGGTAAGGTTAAGATAAAGATTGATCCCGGCACCCAACCTGGAAAAATTCTACGACTGAGAAGCAAGGGAATTCCTGATGTGAATGGCTATGGTCGTGGCGACCTGCTGGTGCACGTAAACGTGTGGGTTCCGAAAAAGCTGACCCGTGAAGAGGAGAAGGTGGTGGAGAAGATGGCTGAGTCGGAAAACTACACACCGAACCCCGACGCCAACGACCGAAACTTCTTCGAACGAATGAAAAATTTCTTCGGTTAATAATACCAAACTCCGAATCTCAATGAGATTCGGAGTTTTTATTTAACGGTATCCTATCCATTTGATTCCATCATCCTTACGGGATTCTAATCTCATCTGTGTCACCTGTTCAATAATCCTTTCACTTCTTCGGAGTTATTTGGCAACATCGACACACTGCTTGTAAAGCCCGAGGGGCTGGCGTGATTATAGGCAAAAACTGTACTGCGTTACCTAACCCCGGAACGGGGGCAGAAGTAATCTTGGGAATCAAACTAGATTTAAATATTTATGAATTGAGAACACCTCTAATAATATTAAAATTAGTCACTCCATCATTCCTGATCTTAAGCCCCAATGGAAAGAATGACTTTAGAGCAGCGCAACACGACTCTTCCTTTTGGTTCTGTCATCCCTTCGGAATTCTAATTCTCATCTAAAATCGCACTGCTATAATCATTCCACTCCTTCGGAGTTATTCGGCAACATCGACACACTACTCTTAAAGCCCAAAGGGCTGGCATGATTATAGCCAAAAAGTGCGCTGCGCTATTGAACCCGGAACGGGTGACAGAAAGATTTTTTAAACGTCATGGGAAATAATCAACCCTTCTCCCCATGCTACTATCCACCCAAAAAACCCGTCAAAAAGAATTTTTCAATTTTTGTAACATTCATACCAAGCACGACACTAATAAGGGAACTACATCAAAATGTTCTTGCAAAAAGAGTGTAAATTGCTTTCCGAAAAAAAAGAGAATAGTTTTAATCATACCGTGGGCGATAACCGCCGCGGATAGTTGTTGAACCATATATTTAATTGCTATGGAGATTTTTAGAGCGGATAACGTGGAGAAACGGTTTGCCACCCATTTGGCTCTGGATGATGTGAGCATTGCTGTTCCAGCCAACAGCATCTTTGGGCTGCTTGGACCAAACGGCGCAGGCAAAACAACGCTCATTCGTATTATCAACCAGATTACTGCCCCCGATAAGGGAACCCTACTTTTTGAAGGCCGACCGCTGAAGGCCGACGATATCTACCAAATTGGCTACCTCCCAGAGGAGCGTGGGCTTTACAAAAAAATGAAGGTTGGCGATCAGGCCCTCTATCTGGCACAGCTGAAGGGCCTTTCGAAGCAGGCCGCAATGGAGAAGCTGAAGTATTGGTTTCGCAAATTCGAGATACAGGCCTGGTGGGATAAAAAGGTGGAAGAGCTCTCCAAAGGAATGGCCCAGAAGGTGCAGTTTATTGTAACCATAATCCACGAACCCAAGCTACTCATCTTCGACGAACCGTTTAGCGGCTTCGATCCTATTAACACCAACCTGCTGAAGGAGGAGATTCTCAACCTGAAGGCTAATGGTTCCACCATTATATTCTCCACCCACAATATGGGTTCGGTGGAGGAACTCTGCGACAACATCACCCTCATAAACAAGTCGCGCAACATTCTCAGCGGTCAGATAGACACCATCCGCCAGCAATACGGCGAGAACAAGTTTGAGATTGGCTACCGTGGTAGCGAGGACCTTAAGCTAGCGCTTACCAGCGATTATGTGCTGGAGAAGGAGTGGGAGGAAAAGATGATGAAGAAGGCCGTGGTAAAGGTGCTCAACTCTTCGCACGAGAACAGGCTTATTTCGCAGCTGATGCCCCACTTGGAAATACTCAGCTTCAACGAGGTTATTCCAAGCATGAACGACGTCTTTATTAAGGTGGTTCAGAGCTACAACAGCCAGAATAAAAACTAACCCTGAAAAATGATTTGCCATGAATAAGATATTTTTAGTACTACAGCGTGAATTTCTGGTTAGGGTACGCAAGAAATCGTTTATCATAATGACACTGCTTGGGCCCGTATTTTTTGGTGCCCTTATGGTTGGTCCTGCCCTTGTGGCCATGTATTCCTCGGACGACAGCCAGAAGAATATTGCGGTGATAGATGAGTCGGGCTACTTTACCAACAAGCTACCAAACAAGGATAATCTCAAATTCACCTACCTGCAGAATACAACACTTGAGCAGGTTCGTAAGGACTTCAAGAAGGACGGATACTATGGCGTGCTATTTATTGGCCGTTCCATAGTAAACAACCCCAACAGCGTTCGATTCTTTTCGGAGGAGCAACCCAATCTTGACCTGCAGCACTCAATTGAGAATGCCATCAGCAAGGAGATTGAAAAGGGGAAACTGGCCGCCTACAACATTGCCAATATCGACGAGATACTTCAGAAGGTAAAGACCGACGTGTCCATGCGTACCATACAGTGGAATGCCGATGGAACGGAAAAGGAGAGTAGTACCGGATTGTCGATGGGCATTGCCTACGTATCGGGGTTTGCCATCTATATGTTTATCTTCCTCTTTGGTGTTCAGGTTATGCGTGGGGTTATCGATGAGAAGACCAACCGCATTGTGGAGGTAATCATCTCCTCGGTGAAGCCGTTCCAGCTG
This genomic interval from Williamwhitmania sp. contains the following:
- the dnaJ gene encoding molecular chaperone DnaJ translates to MAKRDYYEILGISKNASAAEIKKAYRQMAIKYHPDKNPGDKQSEENFKEAAEAYEVLSDDNKRARYDQYGHAGLGNGGMGGGGFGGGGMTMDDIFSHFGDIFGGHFGGFGGFSSGSQGGGRRVSRGSDLRVKVKLTLKEVANGVEKKIKVNKHVTCKKCNGSGAEGSNGYTTCSTCRGTGTVTRISNTILGQMQTSSTCPSCGGDGKTITHPCTACNGEGIVRGEEVIEIRIPAGVAEGMQLSVSGRGNAARRGGVNGDLLVLIEEEPNQDLIRDGNDLIHNLFVSFPQAALGSTIEVPTVDGKVKIKIDPGTQPGKILRLRSKGIPDVNGYGRGDLLVHVNVWVPKKLTREEEKVVEKMAESENYTPNPDANDRNFFERMKNFFG
- a CDS encoding ATP-binding cassette domain-containing protein, translated to MEIFRADNVEKRFATHLALDDVSIAVPANSIFGLLGPNGAGKTTLIRIINQITAPDKGTLLFEGRPLKADDIYQIGYLPEERGLYKKMKVGDQALYLAQLKGLSKQAAMEKLKYWFRKFEIQAWWDKKVEELSKGMAQKVQFIVTIIHEPKLLIFDEPFSGFDPINTNLLKEEILNLKANGSTIIFSTHNMGSVEELCDNITLINKSRNILSGQIDTIRQQYGENKFEIGYRGSEDLKLALTSDYVLEKEWEEKMMKKAVVKVLNSSHENRLISQLMPHLEILSFNEVIPSMNDVFIKVVQSYNSQNKN
- a CDS encoding ABC transporter permease, with protein sequence MNKIFLVLQREFLVRVRKKSFIIMTLLGPVFFGALMVGPALVAMYSSDDSQKNIAVIDESGYFTNKLPNKDNLKFTYLQNTTLEQVRKDFKKDGYYGVLFIGRSIVNNPNSVRFFSEEQPNLDLQHSIENAISKEIEKGKLAAYNIANIDEILQKVKTDVSMRTIQWNADGTEKESSTGLSMGIAYVSGFAIYMFIFLFGVQVMRGVIDEKTNRIVEVIISSVKPFQLMMGKILGIAAVGLTQMLVWVMLTTGIVTVAKTVLLKDNTTTTQVQNVMDNASNNPMVANAAQAAPAPDKVEAIFSAMGSANIPYIVGCFIFYFIGGYLLYASMFAAVGAAVDNETETQQFMLPVTIPLILSIVIMMSTFQNPNSALSFWFSMIPFTSPIIMMARIPFGVPDWQLALSAALLVGSFIGMTWLSGKIYRVGILMYGKKTSWKEIMKWIRYHN